The Candidatus Celerinatantimonas neptuna DNA segment CGACTCAAATACGAATACCGTAACGCATATTGCTTACTGCTCCCAAACCCGGGATTGCGTGGTTATCGACCCCGTATTGGATCTTGATCCGCTAAACTGGCATACACAAGAAAATAGTGCCCGGCAAATCGTTCATTACGTTCATGAACATAAGTTAAATGTCCGGGGGATTTTAGAAACGCATGTCCATGCCGATCATCTGACAGCCGCGCCTTATTTAAAAGAACAACTGGGTGGACAAACTTATATTGGTAATCAAATAACCCAGGTACAACGCTTGTTTAAAGGACTTTTTAACGCCGAACCAGAGTTTGCAACAGACGGACACCAATTCGATCACCTGCTTGCTGATGGCGATACCTTTGAGCTTGGCCATCTCACAGGTCACGTCATTCATACCCCCGGGCACACCCCCGCTTGCGTCAGCTATTACATTGATGATGCAGTGTTTGTTGGTGATACCCTCTTTATGCCAGATTATGGAACCGCTCGTTGTGATTTTCCCGGCGGAGACGCTTTAACCCTTTATCATTCAATCCAAAAACTCTACACCCTGCCAGATGAAACCCGAATGTTTCTTTGTCACGATTATCTCCCCAAAGGACGGACACACTATCGATGGGAAACAACCGTTGGTCAGCAAAAAGCTGAAAACATCCATATTCGACCGGAAACCACAGCAGAAGAGTTTGTTCAATTCAGGACTTCACGAGATGCCACATTATCGTTGCCTAAATTAATTGTGCCATCGGTACAAATTAATATGCGGGCAGGAGAGTTTCCCCCTGAAGAGGAAAACGGCACACGGTATCTTAAATTTCCACTAAACCGGTTGTAATCAGATGCTCACTTTTTTGGCATGGCCTGCTGCTGTCGTCACTGGTCTCAGTTTAGGTTTACTGGGATCAGGTGGCTCCATTATTATTATTCCGGTATTACTTTATCTGTGTGGATTAGGCGAAAAAGAGGCTATCGGAAGCGCTTTACTAATTGTTGGGTGCATCAGTAGCATTGGTGTAATTCCCTACATTCAAAAAAAACACGTGTATTGGGATGCCTTACTATGGTTCGGACTCCCAGGAATGGCAGGCACTTATGCGGGGGCATGGCTGTCAATCTGGATGAGTGGTTTGCTCCAGCTTAGTTTATTTGCAATCGTCATGCTCATGGCTTCTGTTTTCATGCTAAGAAAACCAGCAAATCCACAGGAAAAAACTGACAGCCTTCACCAGAAGCGCCCCTGGCATCAGCTAATTCTGGGTGGCTTTTCTGTGGGTATTATTACCGGAACAGTCGGTGTCGGAGGCGGCTTTCTAATTGTACCTGCGCTGCTGTTTCTAGCACGATTTGAGATGAAAAATGCCGTTGCCACCAGCATGATCATTATTACCTGCAATGCGTTTATCGGCTTTTACAAGTATACCGATGTGCTCCACCAACAGGGACTACACTTCAACTGGTCTTTGATAACCATCATTACCTTTTTAGGTATTGTTGGAAGCTTATGCGGATCAAAATTAGCCATGAAAATCCCTCAGAAAAAACTACGACAGATTTTCGGCATATTCCTCATCGCGATGGGCGCTTACATGCTTATTCGATCTATCTTACAAATGCATTTATTATGATAAGGGATCCTCTATGGACATTCATCAACTCACCAATCAACTATTCGTAAGCTCACAACTCACACTGGAAGATATTAATAAACTCAATAGATTGGGATACCAGACGATCATCTGCAACCGTCCAGATGGTGAACAACCCGAACAACCAAACGCAGCTGATTTAAAACAGGCATCAGAAAAATTAGGAATGAAATTCATCTATCAGCCTGTTATCAACGGCCAGATCAAATTAAATGATGGAATACAATTTATATCCTATATCGAATCAAACGACACACCTGTTCTGGCTTATTGTCGCACCGGCACACGTTCAACGATTCTCTGGGCTCTCTCGCAACAAAACAGCTTATCGGCCAGACAAATACGTGAAAAAACACTTGCGGCCGGTTATAAAATTGACGAAAGCTATATCACAAATACCTCAGATTAAACCAGTTAGCCATAGAACCACCACTATGGCTTTTTTGTGTCTTTCAAAGACCTCTCATCCATCGCTAAAAAGTAGAAATAATCATGAAATAACTTTTTTTAATCATTGATAAATTGATTTAAAAATCAAATAATTGTCGAAAAAGCAAACAATATCAATTGATTTTTTCCTCAAAAAATATAAAAGTATGACACCTTTAAATTTAATATCATTTTTCATATCAATATGAGCGCAAAAATAAAATGGGTCATCAGTTCAATCGTCATATTGATTATTTTGTTTTTCTGCTTTAATCATATTGCTGATTTTAGCCTGGATCATAGCCATATATCTCAAGTTTCATTCTATTCAGGAAAACAGAAAATTAGCGGCACATTAATCACCCCTAAAAACGTACAGTCTCCACCAATTGCTCTTATTGTTCATGGTGATGGTCCTCAGGATCGTTTTGCTCACTCCGGATATCTGCCCTTTATCAATCAGCTTCTGGATGCCGGTATCGGAGTCTATAGTTGGGACAAACCAGGAATAGGAAAGAGCAGTGGCAACTGGTTGTCCCTGTCAATGTCAGATCGAGCTAAAGAAGTATTAGCCGCACTCAAAAAAATTCGGAGTCTACCGGATATCAATCCACGAAAAGTTGGACTACTCGGCTTTTCACAAGCCGGATGGGTGATCCCGCTGGTCGCAGATCAAACATCTCCGGCATTTTCAGTCATTATTGGAGGTGCCGTCAATTGGCGACGACAGGGTGCCTACTACACATATCAGCGACTTAAACAACAGGGATTGTCTGAATCAATTATCAACAAACGGGTACAGCAGGAACTTCAGGCTAACGATCGCATTTTTAACTACCCGGCAACAGCCAATCCTAATCAACGCCCTGATATGACGCCTGAACGTTTCTATTTTGCATTAAGAAATTATCACGCCGATGCTTCAGCCGCTCTGGAAACCATGAAAGGGCCACTCCTTGCCCTTTGGGGAAGTGAAGATCGCAATGTTAATCCCGTCTGGAATTCGAATCGATATCGGCTCCTATTGACAAAAAGACCAAACACTGAGATAAAAATTATTCCCAAAGCCACTCATGGCCTGTTAAACGCTAATAGATTCAACTACCAACTCACCAGTGACTGGCCTTTATGGAAAAAAGGTTTATTCCTTTTCTGGGGTCATAAATCGTATGCGCATGGCGTATGGACACTCATATCTCACTGGATCCAAAAAACCACATCATCCACCGATGGACAGACTTCGAGGGATAGCTTTTAAAGCTGTATACGGCTTATTCAGGCAAAGCAGGGCCTTATAACCATTTTGTTTTTTAATAAAATCTGCCAAGCTAAACAGATCGACAGCTTAAAAGGAATCATCATGGAACGTTTGGAATGTGACCGGATGTTTGTCGCTGTTATGGAGCAGGGAAGTTTTGTCGGCGCAGCAAATCGAGTAGGAACAAGTAGCGGTCAGGCATCCAAACTCATATCTCGCTTAGAACAAGAGCTCGGAGTACAACTGTTTAAACGGACAACCCGGGCATTGTCTCCCACCGATGTCGGTTTATCCTATTATGAGCGAATCAAAATCATACTTGAAGAATTTGATTCACTGGATGCCTCTGTCCGCAACATTGCCAGAAATCCATCCGGACAACTCACCATTTCATCTCCGGTAAGCTTTGGTCCTTCACAGCTGACACTCCCGTTAATGAACTTTGCACGAAAATATCCAAATATAGAACTCGATATCCGTTTTTCTGACAGACTGGTCCGACTGGTCGATGACGGATTCGATATGGCGCTTCGCATCGGTAAATTAGTCGATAGCAGTCTTATCGCCCGTAAACTTTGCGATATCAGTGTCATTTGTGTTGCTTCACCAGACTACCTGAAAAAACGGGGAACACCGACCCACTGGCAACAATTAAGCGAACATGATCCGATCATCGATAGTAACTTTCGCGATCCGAAACACTGGCGATTTTTCGAAAAGGGTCAAGAGCAATATCTTCCGATCACCGGTCGAATTAAACTGTCAAATACCGAAGCATGCCTGCAAGCCGTCTGCGCCGGTCTGGGTGTCACATTATTGCCTACTTTTGTTGCCGCGCCGGCACTTCGGAATAAGCAGATTATCCCCATATTACGGGACTATGAATGCCCTCCTTTAGGCCTGTATGCAGTCTATCCCCCCGCCCGTCATCTGGCACAAAAAACCAGGGCTTTAATTGATTTTTTACTGGAAACATTTTCAGGGACTCCCGAATGGGAAAAAGGTTGGTGACGATAAACCAAATATTTAAATTAATTCCAAATAGGAAACTATCATATTCTTTTTATGGGGATAAAAACCGAAACGGAAATAATGTAATCTTTTTTCAACAATAAATTTACTTGATTTGAAATGAGGATATTTCCATGATTGACCGACGCACAACCCCTTATGCTGCTTTATTACTCCGAGTTGTCTTAGGCGCATTATTTCTGGCCCATCTGGGACTTAAATACTTTGTTTTTACACCTGCAGGAACCGCTAAATTCTTCGCATCATTAGGGCTACCGGCCGATTTAGCTTATATCACAATGGTTTGGGAATTAATCGGTGGAATTGCTCTGATTATAGGGGTCTGGCCACGTTTAGTCGCTATCGCGATGATCCCGATTCTTTTAGGTGCCATTGCAACCGTTCACGGGCCAGCCGGGTTCTGGTTTACCAATCCGCATGGTGGTTGGGAATATCCAGCATTCTGGATTATTGGTCTAATTGTTCTCGCTTTAACCGGTGATGGTAAATTTGCACTTAAACCATCCCCAATTAAAGTTGCTTAGCTCAAAGCAGCATGGCCAAAACAGGCCATGCTGCTTTTTATATCCATCAAAAATTCACAAAAACTTACGCATTCCGAATCGATTGAATCAATTCATTAATATGGCCAAAAGCTTTTGATGAGGATAAAAGGCGATACTCCTGCTCCTGAACCACAGCAAAAGTCGGAACCCCCTGAACCTGTAATTGATGTAGTAATTTCTGGCCGCGCTCCACACGCTGATCAGAATATTGCCGCAATTCGTCCCCCCTGGCTTCTAATAAAGCAGCAGCCTCATTTAAACCTAACTGATTCAACAAGCCAACCAAGACAGGCATCGCAGTAATATCCTGACCTTCCACATATCGTGTGTTCTGAATGGCCTTTAGAACATCCAACTCCCTTGTCGCACAGCAAAGAGAAACGGCACTTAACGCCAGGGTTGCAGGGCCACTATCAATAAACCGATAGGAACCATGCAAAATATTTTGCCGGTAGGCATCACTAAATAATTGACCACTCATCTGAGCTATTCGCTGATCACTTTGCTCAATATAATGAACAAAATAAGCATCTATTTTTCGTGCCCCGTCATCTAAAAATAAACCGACCGGAACCATTTCAAGACAAATGTCATCTTGATCAGACAATGCCGATACAGCCGGCGAAGCCCCGTAACACCATCCACAAAGTGGGTCAAACAAATACAGAACATTTATTTTCATTAGAGAATACCTAAAGTGAAATGATTCATTCCATAAAACAATGTATCCAAAGTGTTAAATATTCTCAATTCTTAACATATCCAAACAGAACAAATACATTAAATTCTATCCCAATTTTCCAACACCATTTGAAACGACTTTTTCCATTTTTATTTCAAACAAAAGAGTAGAATGGATTAAAACGCTCCTTAAGAGCATCTGTTTCAATTAAACTCGACCCCACAGATACCAATATGTCTTATCAAACCGGATCCCAATCAATTGATTGTCATACCTTATTCCAATCCAAAAACATGATATAAATATTGCTATCAGGATAAAATTCTACGTTGGAGAAAATCATATGACTGAGGCCACTCATAAGCCCAGATTACTCACCGGCGATACACCAACAGGTCGTCTGCACCTGGGACATTACACCGGAACATTGGAAAACCGTCTTTCATTGCAAGAACAATACGAATGTTACTTTATTCTTGCCAATAAGCATGCTTTTACAACACTACTGGATAAACCTGAAACAATCCGTCGCCATACATTAGAAGTGGCATTAGACTGGCTGGCCGTCGGAATTGATCCTGAAAAATCAAGTATGTTCATCCAAAGTGAAGTTCATGAAATTGATGAGCTGACTTTTTATTTCTCCATGCTACTCCCGTTTAACCGGGTCATGAGAAACCCAACTTTAAAAAGTGAAATCATCAATAAAGGGTTAGGTGACGCCTACCCATTTGGCTTTCCACTCTACGCTGTTGGTCAGACAGCTGACATTCTGGCTTTTCGCCCCGATATTGTCCCAGTCGGTAAAGATCAACTACCTCATATTGAAATGACACGGGAAGTCGCTCACAGATTTAATCATCTGTATGAATCAGATAGTGAAACTTCTATATTCCCAGATGTGCAACCGATGCTGGGGCGCGTTGACAGATTAGTCGGCCTTAACGGACCGGCTGAAGATGGAACGCTGCAAAAAATGAGTAAATCACTCAATAATGCCATTCTGCTTTCAGATAGTGCCGAAGAGGTCCGCCAGAAAGTCATGTCGATGTATACCGACCCAACCCGTCTTCGGGCAACCGATCCAGGCCATATTGAAAACAACCCATTATGGGCGCTTCATGATGCTTTCAATAAAGACAAACAATGGGTTGAAGAATTTAAAGAAAAATATCGCACCGGAAATGTCGGGGATGTTCAGGTAAAAAAACAACTTGTTTCTGTGATCAATGACTTTTTAGAACCCATCAGAGAACGTCGGGTCCAATACGAAAACAATGAAGCATCAGTCATCGAAATTCTAAAAGCCGGTACAGAAAAAGCCCGTATTGTTGCACAAGAAACCATTGAAATGGTTAAAGACCGAATTGGCCAAAAATACTGGTAACGCCCTAAAAGAGCTGATCGTATCTCAGCTCTTTTGTCATCATTTAAAATTCTGATAACAATCAATAAACCATAATTTTCCGTAATCAGGCACATCCTATTTGCCAGTGTGTTGTATCAAATGAGATCATCCCCTGCCCCCATCAAGCCATTTATTTTGTAAAAAACCGAACATCAACATTTGACATATATGATATTTCATATATATGATAATTCATATGTATCTGTAGCAGAAACTTCAATGACGCCATTAACTCTTTTTAAATGCTTAGCGGATGAAACCCGACTCAAATCACTGCTGCTCATCAGCTTGCAACAAGAACTCTGTGTCTGCGACTTACAGGCCGTATTAGACGTCAGTCAGCCAAAGATATCCCGTCATCTGGCAGAGCTTCGTAAATGCCAGCTATTGATAGACGAGAGACGCGGAAAATGGGTGTATTACCGGTTGCATCCACAGCTTCCACCCTGGTCCGTCGAAATATTAGTCATCACAGCCCGAAACAATACTGATTTTCTAAAAGAGAGTCTTAATCATTTCAAACACGCCGGTTGCGGCACAAATTGCGAGAAATAACATGAAAATACTCTACATCTGTACCCATAACCGCTGCCGCAGCATTCTGTCTGAAGCGATCACCAACCATCTGAGTGATGGCCGGCTCATCGCTAAAAGCGCAGGAAGCCAGCCTTGCGGGCAAGTGCATCCTCTCTCACTGAGATACCTGAATGAGGCCGGTATAGCAACAGGCCATTTACAGAGTCAGTCCTGGGATGAATTTGAAGATTTTGCACCAGATATCGTCATTACAGTCTGCGACTCGGCGGCAAAAGAAACTTGCCCGGTTTGGTTTGGCAATGCGCTTCAGGTGCACTGGGGACTCAAAGATCCATCTAAATTAACCGGTAGCGAAGAAGAGAAAGCAACTGCATTCAGACAAACCATCGAGCAGATCAGCCAACGGGTCCAAACATTAAAGCAGATCGCATCCATGGACGCTTCAACATGGCAAGAGGCGCTGATAGAACAGGGAGCCCGATGATGAGCGTAGCCGATTTAACGCTACCCAATATCGATCAGGAACGATTTCATATTCCAAATGCAACAGAGATGGGAGCCACATCCGACAACCCGCCGAAATTTCTGTTGCTTTACGGCTCATTACGCCAATGTTCTTTCAGCCGCCTGGTCATTGAGGAATGCGCAAGACTGCTCATCCATATGGGTGCAGAGGTCAAAATATTCAACCCTCTCGGACTGCCGTTACCTGATAGTGATGATCCGCAACATCCTAAAGTA contains these protein-coding regions:
- the catD gene encoding Putative oxidoreductase CatD, which produces MIDRRTTPYAALLLRVVLGALFLAHLGLKYFVFTPAGTAKFFASLGLPADLAYITMVWELIGGIALIIGVWPRLVAIAMIPILLGAIATVHGPAGFWFTNPHGGWEYPAFWIIGLIVLALTGDGKFALKPSPIKVA
- the arsC gene encoding Arsenate reductase, which translates into the protein MKILYICTHNRCRSILSEAITNHLSDGRLIAKSAGSQPCGQVHPLSLRYLNEAGIATGHLQSQSWDEFEDFAPDIVITVCDSAAKETCPVWFGNALQVHWGLKDPSKLTGSEEEKATAFRQTIEQISQRVQTLKQIASMDASTWQEALIEQGAR
- a CDS encoding putative membrane transporter protein; this translates as MLTFLAWPAAVVTGLSLGLLGSGGSIIIIPVLLYLCGLGEKEAIGSALLIVGCISSIGVIPYIQKKHVYWDALLWFGLPGMAGTYAGAWLSIWMSGLLQLSLFAIVMLMASVFMLRKPANPQEKTDSLHQKRPWHQLILGGFSVGIITGTVGVGGGFLIVPALLFLARFEMKNAVATSMIIITCNAFIGFYKYTDVLHQQGLHFNWSLITIITFLGIVGSLCGSKLAMKIPQKKLRQIFGIFLIAMGAYMLIRSILQMHLL
- the trpS2 gene encoding Tryptophan--tRNA ligase 2, whose protein sequence is MTEATHKPRLLTGDTPTGRLHLGHYTGTLENRLSLQEQYECYFILANKHAFTTLLDKPETIRRHTLEVALDWLAVGIDPEKSSMFIQSEVHEIDELTFYFSMLLPFNRVMRNPTLKSEIINKGLGDAYPFGFPLYAVGQTADILAFRPDIVPVGKDQLPHIEMTREVAHRFNHLYESDSETSIFPDVQPMLGRVDRLVGLNGPAEDGTLQKMSKSLNNAILLSDSAEEVRQKVMSMYTDPTRLRATDPGHIENNPLWALHDAFNKDKQWVEEFKEKYRTGNVGDVQVKKQLVSVINDFLEPIRERRVQYENNEASVIEILKAGTEKARIVAQETIEMVKDRIGQKYW
- the arsR1 gene encoding Arsenic resistance transcriptional regulator ArsR1; the encoded protein is MTPLTLFKCLADETRLKSLLLISLQQELCVCDLQAVLDVSQPKISRHLAELRKCQLLIDERRGKWVYYRLHPQLPPWSVEILVITARNNTDFLKESLNHFKHAGCGTNCEK
- the pgrR_2 gene encoding HTH-type transcriptional regulator PgrR, producing MERLECDRMFVAVMEQGSFVGAANRVGTSSGQASKLISRLEQELGVQLFKRTTRALSPTDVGLSYYERIKIILEEFDSLDASVRNIARNPSGQLTISSPVSFGPSQLTLPLMNFARKYPNIELDIRFSDRLVRLVDDGFDMALRIGKLVDSSLIARKLCDISVICVASPDYLKKRGTPTHWQQLSEHDPIIDSNFRDPKHWRFFEKGQEQYLPITGRIKLSNTEACLQAVCAGLGVTLLPTFVAAPALRNKQIIPILRDYECPPLGLYAVYPPARHLAQKTRALIDFLLETFSGTPEWEKGW
- a CDS encoding putative metallo-hydrolase, whose protein sequence is MLNVHSLFDSNTNTVTHIAYCSQTRDCVVIDPVLDLDPLNWHTQENSARQIVHYVHEHKLNVRGILETHVHADHLTAAPYLKEQLGGQTYIGNQITQVQRLFKGLFNAEPEFATDGHQFDHLLADGDTFELGHLTGHVIHTPGHTPACVSYYIDDAVFVGDTLFMPDYGTARCDFPGGDALTLYHSIQKLYTLPDETRMFLCHDYLPKGRTHYRWETTVGQQKAENIHIRPETTAEEFVQFRTSRDATLSLPKLIVPSVQINMRAGEFPPEEENGTRYLKFPLNRL
- the blh gene encoding Beta-lactamase hydrolase-like protein, which codes for MDIHQLTNQLFVSSQLTLEDINKLNRLGYQTIICNRPDGEQPEQPNAADLKQASEKLGMKFIYQPVINGQIKLNDGIQFISYIESNDTPVLAYCRTGTRSTILWALSQQNSLSARQIREKTLAAGYKIDESYITNTSD